Part of the Vicinamibacteria bacterium genome is shown below.
ATCTCCGCGCAAGGCCAAGGCCGTCGCCAAGTTGTTCTCCGCCAGATAGTTTCCAGCCGTGACCCGAATGGCGTGTTCGAAGAGGGTGACCGTGTCCCGCCAGAGGTCTACCTGCCGGCGCGTCACGACGACAAGGGCCGCGAGCCAAAGAGCGGCCATCACCCCAAGCGCCGGCTTGCCATAGCGCCAAGAGCCCACGGCCTCGGCAGCTCCCCACGCGACGATGAGCGACAAGCCGATAAGGGGAAGATAAGTGTAACGGTCCGCGCGCGCGTGCACCCCGGACTGCACCAGACCCAGGACGGGCAGGAGCATTCCTAGGTACCAGAGCCAGCCCACGATCCCATAGGGGTGACGCCTCCGCTCCCGCAGCGCTTCCCCGGTCCCCACGAGCAGGAAGGCGACGGCGGCCGCCACGCTCAAGAGGGAAAGGCGACCCTCGGGATGCGGATAGACCACGGCCAGGGGTTGCGGCCAAAACATCTTCCCCGCGTACACCAGGTAGCTGTAGAGCGCGTTCGTGATCCGGGCGTCCAAGGGGAGGGCGTCGAGCTCGGTGATTTGACCCCGGCGCCAGAGAGGCACGTAGGTGATCAGGAGAGAGAGGCCGCTCAAGCCGAAGAGGGGGAGCTTCTCCAGGACCCGAACGTGAAGCGGCGTCGCGCCGCGGCCGAGCGGCCAGTGGTCGAGCAGGAGAAGAACGAAGGGGATGGTGAGGAGCATGGGCTTGGCCATCAACCCCAGACCCAGCATGAGGACCACCATCGCGTAGCGAACGCGGTCCGGCGACCGCGCATACCGTGCGTAGGCGCCCAAGGTCAGGATCCCAAACAGCCCCGAGAGCACGTCCTTGCGCTCGGTGATCCAGGCCACGGATTCCACGCGCAAGGGATGCACGGCGAAGAGGGCGGCCACAAAGGCACTGCGCCATCCCGCACCGGTCATTCCCTCCAAGACCAGGAACAGGAGGGCCGCGTTCAGCGCGTGGAGGAGCAGGTTGGTAAGATGGTGCCCGGCGGGGTTGAGCCCGAAGAGCTCTATGTCGACCATCCGCGAGAAGACGGTCAGGGGGGCCCAGTAGTCCGCGTTCGGAGAATCGAACAGGAGGCCGGCGCCGAGCCCCCAGCGCATACCCTGCCCGCTCAAGCCGTCGCGGATGTGGGGGTTGGCGGAGACGTA
Proteins encoded:
- a CDS encoding tetratricopeptide repeat protein yields the protein MTTRRRTLVALALALLSLLAFAGVLKCGFIGFDDPLYVSANPHIRDGLSGQGMRWGLGAGLLFDSPNADYWAPLTVFSRMVDIELFGLNPAGHHLTNLLLHALNAALLFLVLEGMTGAGWRSAFVAALFAVHPLRVESVAWITERKDVLSGLFGILTLGAYARYARSPDRVRYAMVVLMLGLGLMAKPMLLTIPFVLLLLDHWPLGRGATPLHVRVLEKLPLFGLSGLSLLITYVPLWRRGQITELDALPLDARITNALYSYLVYAGKMFWPQPLAVVYPHPEGRLSLLSVAAAVAFLLVGTGEALRERRRHPYGIVGWLWYLGMLLPVLGLVQSGVHARADRYTYLPLIGLSLIVAWGAAEAVGSWRYGKPALGVMAALWLAALVVVTRRQVDLWRDTVTLFEHAIRVTAGNYLAENNLATALALRGDALGAESHYREAMRIRPNYSQAYDNLGVLLARQGRTVEAMALHEDALRLQPGDADAHFNLGLLNARSGRSTEAAQHYAEALRLNPRLASAHYNWGNLLAGEGHWSQAAEHFASAVRLQPDNAMSYNNLGLAQALLGNWREAMADYARALEIDPRLASARTNLGRALVAQGRGGEAIEQYLLVLRDHPRDADAHFYLGLALAADGKMSSAREHFQEALSIDPRHEEARRALAAAGTGKSP